A stretch of the Euryarchaeota archaeon genome encodes the following:
- a CDS encoding S8 family peptidase codes for MRLAGTIALASVLAITLVASALPLDPEPVPTRSYIISFTHTPTIAEQVDLAKMGVAGEMYHLLPMMRADMTSFQANEIGSRAYVLRVDRDLAVAAHLDRSKALSRAGAASLEGLAGTGKGVTVAVVDSGLDRQHPDLRDRIKASLRFVNGAWQEAGVDTDGHGTHVAGIVAGSGGQSGGLYAGVAQGADLVGLDFSSAPSTSTAIAAFQWILDNQRAMNIRVVTNSWGRTESSSHYDPEDPVVRATNRLLLAGVVVIFSAGNTGPGPHTLSAEAQNPEVITVGATNDAGVAAEFSSRGPAVDTTGNAVGFIKPDLVADGQRVMSTKSAQQVGTPSAPILNQVDAPGQTAVYYTELSGTSQAAPHVAGVVALMLEANPGLTPNQIKNILHESAIDLGPAGPDGDYGFGLLDARDAIALAKNVPKDNGNILVAGGSEEYGDRGEIRAAGSGPSTLPLATPDSQSDIASADFPAKPGASRITFDFAWTPTDAAFKVVLSDGANTYGPWLINRDEGGRKVISGLIDGGITPGVWHVYGKPTLSASVQYEFKARVDVGENPDRAGRLDDRYRLPDDNYGPVDKYIAELQYELKDAEIALKQGFEVLRRDVPGPGIWELFGAVAVVAVALTKRKR; via the coding sequence ATGAGACTAGCGGGTACCATCGCTTTGGCCAGCGTTCTCGCCATCACGCTCGTGGCGTCAGCACTGCCCCTCGATCCCGAGCCCGTTCCGACGCGGTCGTACATCATTTCATTCACGCACACGCCGACCATTGCCGAACAGGTTGATCTTGCGAAGATGGGCGTCGCGGGCGAGATGTATCACCTTCTTCCGATGATGCGCGCCGACATGACTTCGTTCCAAGCGAACGAGATCGGATCGCGAGCCTATGTGCTGCGTGTCGATCGCGACCTCGCCGTAGCGGCCCACCTCGACCGAAGCAAGGCACTCTCCCGCGCCGGCGCCGCTTCCCTCGAAGGCCTCGCGGGGACTGGCAAGGGCGTCACCGTCGCCGTCGTCGATTCGGGGCTCGATCGGCAACATCCAGACCTACGCGACCGCATCAAGGCGAGTCTGCGGTTCGTGAACGGCGCGTGGCAGGAGGCTGGGGTCGACACCGACGGGCACGGCACGCACGTCGCGGGCATCGTCGCCGGAAGCGGTGGCCAGAGCGGCGGGTTGTACGCTGGTGTCGCCCAAGGCGCGGACCTCGTCGGTCTCGATTTCTCGAGCGCCCCATCGACGTCCACGGCGATCGCCGCCTTCCAATGGATCCTCGATAACCAGCGCGCCATGAACATCCGGGTGGTGACGAACAGTTGGGGGCGCACGGAGTCGTCGAGCCATTACGACCCCGAAGACCCCGTCGTGAGGGCGACCAACCGCCTCCTCCTTGCGGGCGTGGTCGTCATCTTCTCGGCCGGGAACACGGGCCCGGGCCCACACACGCTTTCGGCCGAGGCCCAGAACCCCGAAGTCATCACCGTCGGGGCCACCAATGACGCGGGTGTCGCCGCGGAGTTCTCGAGCCGCGGCCCGGCCGTCGACACGACCGGGAACGCCGTCGGTTTCATCAAACCCGATCTCGTCGCCGACGGCCAACGCGTGATGTCGACGAAAAGCGCCCAACAGGTCGGCACACCGTCGGCCCCGATCCTGAACCAAGTGGACGCACCGGGACAGACCGCGGTCTATTACACGGAGCTGTCGGGAACGAGCCAGGCCGCCCCGCACGTGGCCGGGGTCGTCGCTTTGATGTTGGAGGCGAATCCCGGCCTCACCCCGAACCAGATCAAGAACATCCTCCACGAAAGCGCAATCGACCTAGGGCCCGCCGGCCCCGACGGCGACTACGGGTTCGGCCTCTTGGACGCGAGGGACGCGATCGCCCTTGCAAAGAACGTCCCGAAGGACAACGGCAACATCCTCGTCGCGGGCGGCTCCGAGGAATACGGCGACCGCGGCGAGATCCGCGCGGCCGGAAGTGGCCCATCGACCCTGCCGCTCGCAACCCCTGACAGCCAAAGCGATATCGCGTCGGCCGATTTCCCGGCGAAACCCGGCGCTTCCCGCATCACGTTCGATTTTGCGTGGACCCCGACGGACGCCGCTTTCAAAGTCGTCCTCTCCGACGGCGCGAACACCTACGGCCCCTGGCTCATCAACCGCGACGAGGGTGGACGCAAGGTCATCAGCGGCCTCATCGACGGCGGCATAACGCCCGGCGTGTGGCACGTGTACGGCAAACCCACGCTATCGGCTTCGGTCCAATACGAGTTCAAGGCCAGGGTGGACGTGGGAGAGAACCCGGACCGGGCCGGCCGACTCGACGACCGGTACAGGTTGCCAGATGACAACTACGGGCCCGTCGACAAATACATCGCCGAGCTCCAATACGAGCTCAAGGACGCGGAGATCGCGCTAAAACAAGGATTCGAGGTCCTGCGGCGTGACGTCCCGGGACCAGGGATTTGGGAGCTTTTCGGCGCCGTAGCGGTCGTCGCCGTCGCGCTTACCAAGCGCAAGAGATAA